A window of Fibrobacter sp. contains these coding sequences:
- a CDS encoding ABC transporter permease: MQTEVFEGKLTTRAHMRKFGVLLTGPGMLWLIVFLLLPTIFLMVLAFAQRGSYGSINWDFSIENLRRLIGFSSFGWSPDNLLILWRSLKIAVITTVLCIAFGLPMAFWIANHGKTMRAFLFALIMVPSCTNLVIRTAAWMVLLGPDMFPAEIARFFGLIAEGESLYPGSFAVYIGMVSSMLPFAVLPLYTSVERLDWGIVEASRDLYAGPFRTFYHGILSQMMPGIVASVILTLVPSLGMYVISDLLGGGKYMLIGNLIQQQFGSAMDWPFGAMLGSVLIICSVISLVIFQKVGGKNFV, translated from the coding sequence ATGCAGACAGAAGTCTTCGAAGGTAAACTCACTACCCGCGCCCACATGCGCAAGTTCGGCGTTTTGCTGACTGGCCCCGGCATGTTGTGGCTTATCGTATTTCTGCTTTTGCCCACCATTTTCCTGATGGTTTTGGCTTTTGCCCAGCGCGGCTCCTACGGAAGCATCAACTGGGATTTTTCCATTGAAAATCTAAGACGCCTTATCGGTTTCAGTTCCTTTGGCTGGTCTCCCGACAACTTGCTGATCCTTTGGCGCAGTTTGAAGATTGCCGTCATTACCACAGTGCTTTGCATCGCCTTCGGCCTCCCCATGGCATTCTGGATTGCAAACCACGGCAAGACCATGCGCGCATTCCTTTTTGCATTGATCATGGTGCCCAGCTGCACCAACCTGGTGATCCGTACAGCCGCCTGGATGGTCCTTCTCGGACCGGACATGTTCCCTGCAGAAATTGCAAGATTCTTCGGTCTCATAGCCGAAGGGGAATCCCTGTACCCGGGTAGTTTCGCGGTCTATATCGGCATGGTCAGTTCCATGTTGCCTTTTGCGGTTCTCCCCCTCTACACCAGCGTTGAACGTTTGGACTGGGGCATTGTGGAAGCCAGCCGCGACTTGTACGCCGGCCCCTTCCGCACTTTCTACCACGGCATCCTCTCCCAGATGATGCCGGGCATTGTGGCAAGCGTTATCCTGACTTTGGTCCCCAGCCTCGGTATGTACGTTATCAGTGACTTGCTGGGCGGAGGCAAGTACATGCTTATCGGCAACCTGATCCAGCAGCAGTTCGGTTCCGCCATGGACTGGCCCTTCGGCGCCATGCTGGGTTCCGTGTTGATTATCTGCAGCGTCATCAGTCTGGTGATTTTCCAGAAGGTGGGAGGAAAGAACTTTGTCTAA